From a single Methanofollis sp. W23 genomic region:
- the hdrC gene encoding CoB--CoM heterodisulfide reductase subunit C encodes MAKGYNDPAMEEKFQDRYFHATTETNPEFIKEIERLGRTPAHMCFQCGTCTGSCPSAPRSSYRIRKFMRRAVLGLEKEALTDPDLWLCTTCYSCADRCPRDIAPTDVIMAMRNLAFKEDIVPRNFLKTIQLIYKTGHGVPNNDANRAARLKLGLEAEPETTHKYPEFIPGIQKILDHYHMKETADRILSEGEQ; translated from the coding sequence ATGGCAAAAGGATATAATGACCCTGCGATGGAAGAAAAGTTCCAGGACAGGTACTTCCACGCTACAACAGAAACAAACCCCGAATTTATCAAAGAGATAGAGCGGCTCGGCCGTACTCCCGCACATATGTGCTTCCAGTGCGGGACCTGCACAGGCTCCTGCCCCTCGGCACCCAGGTCGAGTTACCGGATCAGGAAGTTCATGCGCCGTGCCGTGCTTGGACTTGAGAAAGAGGCCCTGACCGACCCGGACCTCTGGCTCTGCACCACCTGTTACAGCTGCGCTGACCGGTGCCCGCGTGACATTGCCCCGACCGACGTCATCATGGCAATGCGCAACCTCGCGTTCAAGGAAGACATCGTCCCCAGGAACTTCCTCAAGACGATCCAGCTCATCTACAAGACCGGTCACGGCGTGCCCAACAACGACGCGAACCGGGCTGCCCGGCTTAAACTCGGACTTGAGGCCGAACCTGAGACGACCCACAAGTACCCAGAGTTCATTCCAGGCATCCAGAAGATCTTGGACCATTACCATATGAAAGAGACTGCAGACAGAATCCTCTCAGAGGGTGAGCAGTAA
- the hdrB gene encoding CoB--CoM heterodisulfide reductase subunit B produces the protein MHEYAFFLGCIAPNRYPGCEAAAIRTSRNVGIELLPLKGASCCPAPGAFGAVDLRVWYAMAARNICLAEEMGKDITLICNGCYKSIYEVNERLKEDDELRDEANEVLAEIDMEFKGSVDVYHLAELYYDPKVCGVEKIRESVVRPLDGTKIAVHYGCHLLKPLKERRFTNSENPMWIEELVDALGAESVQYRNKMQCCGAGGGVRGFDLAHSLDITNEKMINIADAGADALTEVCPFCQLQFDRGQVEIKDKFGIEWGLPVLHYNELLGLAQGMSPQELALDLHAIDCKPFLDKIL, from the coding sequence ATGCACGAATATGCGTTTTTCCTCGGGTGCATTGCACCGAACCGTTACCCAGGCTGCGAAGCGGCCGCCATCAGGACAAGCCGGAACGTCGGCATCGAACTTCTCCCTCTGAAGGGCGCAAGCTGCTGCCCGGCACCGGGGGCATTCGGCGCGGTCGACCTCCGCGTCTGGTATGCGATGGCCGCCAGGAACATCTGTCTTGCCGAAGAGATGGGCAAGGACATCACCCTCATCTGCAACGGCTGCTACAAGTCGATCTACGAGGTCAACGAGCGGCTGAAAGAGGACGACGAGCTCCGTGACGAGGCCAACGAGGTTCTCGCCGAGATCGACATGGAGTTCAAGGGCTCAGTCGATGTCTACCACCTCGCCGAGCTCTACTATGACCCCAAGGTCTGCGGTGTCGAGAAGATCCGCGAGTCCGTGGTCAGGCCCCTCGACGGGACCAAGATCGCGGTCCACTACGGCTGCCACCTTCTCAAGCCACTCAAGGAGCGCCGGTTCACCAATTCCGAGAACCCGATGTGGATCGAGGAACTCGTCGACGCCCTTGGTGCAGAATCTGTCCAGTACCGCAACAAGATGCAGTGCTGCGGTGCAGGCGGCGGTGTCCGCGGCTTTGACCTGGCCCACTCGCTCGATATCACGAACGAGAAGATGATCAATATCGCTGATGCAGGCGCAGACGCCCTCACTGAGGTCTGTCCGTTCTGTCAGCTCCAGTTCGACCGCGGTCAGGTCGAGATCAAAGACAAGTTTGGCATCGAATGGGGTCTTCCGGTGCTTCACTACAACGAACTGCTGGGACTTGCCCAGGGAATGAGCCCCCAGGAGCTTGCACTTGACCTCCACGCCATCGACTGCAAGCCGTTCCTGGACAAGATCCTGTAA
- a CDS encoding CoB--CoM heterodisulfide reductase iron-sulfur subunit A family protein, translating into MAEEKKQPRIGVFVCHCGTNIAGTIDVEAVKDYATTLPNVAVADHYQYMCSTPGQQMIKDAIKENDLTGVVVAACTPRLHEPTFRTATQEGGLNPFRFEMANIRDQNSWVHMHDSEGATEKAKDAVRIAVAKASLLEDLYPKSVPVEHAAMVVGGGVGGIQAALDLANAGIKTYLIEKSPTVGGRMSQLDKTFPTLDCSQCILTPKMVDVGRHPNIELHTYTEVEAVDGYIGNFEITLRKKARGVMSQDEATAKGIIGGGCNGCGDCEAACPVIKPNPFELGMAPRKAIYIYHPQVVPLVYTVDFDSCVKCGLCVEACGDKKAIDLEMEDTFETVKVGSVILATGYEMFPIEKKREWGYKQFDNVITSLEFERLICASGPTGGHLVRPSDGETPMKVAFLLCAGSRDNTGVGKPYCSRFCCMYSLKHAHQVMEKIPGCQPYIFYMDIRSFGKMYEEFYYRIQNEGAKFIRGRVANILEDPKTKNLHVYAEDTLLGRPVDIEVDMAVLAAAIQPAADTDHVRHLFGVSCSQDGWLLEAHPKLNPCGTTTAGIFLAGVCQGPKDIPDTVAQAEGAASAASIPIHMGKVDLEPYFAQCIEEKCAGCGMCINQCPYSALELIEKDGRTVMHVTEAKCKGCGTCGGFCPGGAIYMQHFTTPQIVAQIDAFLLGGEE; encoded by the coding sequence ATGGCAGAAGAGAAAAAACAGCCCAGAATAGGTGTGTTTGTGTGCCATTGCGGTACCAACATCGCCGGCACCATCGACGTGGAGGCAGTCAAGGATTATGCCACGACCCTCCCCAATGTCGCGGTCGCCGATCACTATCAGTACATGTGCTCGACTCCGGGCCAGCAGATGATCAAGGACGCCATCAAGGAAAACGACCTGACCGGCGTCGTGGTCGCTGCCTGTACGCCCCGTCTCCACGAGCCGACCTTCAGGACGGCCACACAGGAAGGCGGTCTCAACCCGTTCAGGTTCGAGATGGCCAACATCCGTGACCAGAACTCCTGGGTCCATATGCACGACTCCGAGGGTGCAACCGAAAAGGCAAAGGACGCCGTCAGGATCGCCGTTGCCAAGGCATCCCTTCTTGAGGATCTCTACCCCAAGAGCGTCCCGGTCGAACACGCCGCCATGGTCGTTGGTGGCGGTGTCGGTGGTATCCAGGCGGCACTCGACCTTGCAAACGCCGGGATCAAGACCTACCTCATCGAGAAGTCCCCGACGGTCGGCGGACGTATGTCCCAGCTCGACAAGACCTTCCCGACCCTCGACTGTTCACAGTGTATCCTTACCCCGAAGATGGTGGACGTCGGGCGTCACCCGAACATCGAACTCCACACCTACACCGAGGTCGAGGCAGTCGACGGCTACATCGGCAACTTCGAGATCACCCTCAGAAAGAAGGCCAGGGGGGTCATGAGCCAGGACGAGGCCACGGCCAAAGGGATCATCGGCGGCGGGTGTAACGGCTGCGGCGACTGTGAAGCAGCCTGTCCGGTCATCAAGCCCAACCCCTTCGAGCTCGGGATGGCACCAAGAAAGGCCATCTACATCTACCACCCGCAGGTTGTGCCTCTGGTCTATACCGTCGACTTTGACTCCTGTGTGAAGTGCGGTCTCTGTGTCGAGGCCTGTGGCGACAAGAAAGCCATCGACCTTGAGATGGAGGACACCTTCGAGACCGTCAAGGTCGGAAGTGTCATCCTCGCAACCGGGTACGAGATGTTCCCGATCGAGAAAAAGCGCGAGTGGGGCTACAAACAGTTCGACAACGTCATCACCTCACTCGAGTTTGAGCGCCTCATCTGTGCCTCCGGTCCGACCGGCGGTCACCTGGTCCGCCCGTCTGACGGCGAGACCCCGATGAAGGTCGCCTTCCTGCTCTGTGCAGGCTCTCGTGACAACACTGGTGTCGGCAAGCCGTACTGCAGCCGGTTCTGCTGCATGTACTCGCTCAAGCACGCCCACCAGGTCATGGAAAAGATCCCGGGATGCCAGCCCTACATCTTCTACATGGACATCAGGTCCTTTGGCAAGATGTACGAGGAGTTCTACTATCGTATCCAGAACGAGGGTGCGAAGTTCATCCGTGGCCGTGTGGCCAACATCCTCGAAGACCCGAAGACCAAGAACCTGCACGTCTATGCAGAGGACACCCTGCTCGGGCGTCCGGTCGACATCGAGGTCGACATGGCCGTGCTCGCCGCGGCGATTCAGCCTGCAGCAGATACCGACCACGTCAGACACCTGTTTGGCGTGTCCTGCTCACAGGACGGATGGCTTCTTGAGGCCCACCCGAAGCTGAACCCGTGCGGGACCACGACCGCGGGGATCTTCCTCGCCGGCGTCTGCCAGGGGCCAAAGGATATCCCTGACACCGTCGCCCAGGCCGAAGGTGCAGCTTCCGCCGCATCCATCCCGATCCACATGGGCAAGGTCGACCTCGAACCGTACTTCGCCCAGTGCATCGAGGAGAAGTGTGCGGGTTGTGGGATGTGCATCAACCAGTGCCCGTACTCCGCACTCGAACTCATCGAGAAGGACGGCAGGACGGTCATGCACGTGACCGAAGCAAAGTGTAAGGGCTGCGGGACCTGTGGTGGGTTCTGTCCAGGTGGTGCGATCTACATGCAACACTTCACCACACCGCAGATCGTGGCCCAGATCGATGCATTCCTCCTTGGAGGTGAGGAGTAA
- a CDS encoding hydrogenase iron-sulfur subunit produces the protein MAEEEWQPKIIAIICNWCSYAGADLAGSARTQYPPDVRAIRVMCTGRVDPLFIMKAFADGADGVLVSGCHFGDCHYIAGNYKCAKRMFLLKSVLKDLGIDDKRLRMTFVSASEGAKWAMVMEDVVKTVKELGPSPINQLKQ, from the coding sequence ATGGCAGAAGAAGAATGGCAGCCGAAGATCATCGCAATCATCTGCAACTGGTGTTCTTACGCTGGTGCAGACCTCGCGGGCAGTGCCCGTACCCAGTACCCGCCTGACGTCCGTGCCATCCGTGTGATGTGCACCGGGCGTGTCGACCCGCTCTTCATCATGAAGGCCTTTGCCGACGGTGCCGATGGGGTGCTCGTCTCCGGGTGCCACTTCGGTGACTGTCACTACATCGCGGGCAACTACAAGTGTGCCAAGAGGATGTTCCTCCTCAAGAGTGTCCTCAAGGACCTTGGGATCGATGACAAGCGTCTTAGAATGACCTTTGTCTCTGCATCTGAGGGTGCCAAGTGGGCAATGGTCATGGAAGACGTCGTCAAGACCGTCAAGGAACTGGGTCCAAGCCCCATCAACCAGCTGAAGCAGTAA
- a CDS encoding molybdopterin dinucleotide binding domain-containing protein, whose translation MPEIELNLISGRSIQQGVSMEAGKEKPAYTKACGIIEMDDADFKRLGAWRNTNVRVTSEYGSVVVKAVQTTQGPHPGLAFIPMGPWANMVISPKTYSTGMPTFKGVPVTVDVAEDEPVYDSLDLVRKACKGEI comes from the coding sequence GTGCCAGAAATCGAATTAAACCTCATATCCGGGCGGAGCATCCAGCAGGGTGTTTCAATGGAGGCGGGCAAGGAAAAGCCCGCCTACACCAAGGCTTGCGGCATCATCGAGATGGATGATGCCGACTTCAAGCGTCTGGGCGCCTGGAGAAATACCAATGTCCGTGTCACCAGCGAATACGGTAGCGTCGTCGTGAAAGCAGTGCAGACCACCCAGGGCCCCCACCCTGGGCTTGCCTTCATCCCCATGGGACCGTGGGCAAACATGGTCATCAGCCCGAAGACCTACTCGACCGGGATGCCGACCTTCAAGGGCGTACCGGTCACCGTCGACGTTGCTGAAGATGAGCCAGTGTACGATTCACTCGACCTCGTCCGCAAAGCCTGCAAGGGTGAGATCTAA
- a CDS encoding formylmethanofuran dehydrogenase subunit B has protein sequence MAKIISDVVCPFCGTLCDDLEVKVSDDGKEILEVYNACVIGTEKFLHSQAEDRLKVPQMQDEEGNSKDVSVDDAVEYTAQMLCNAKKPLMYGWSSTNCEAQSVGHEIAELVGAVVDNTATVCHGTTLIALQDVGVPSCTLGEVKNRADRIVFWGCNPAHAHPRHMSRYSIFPRGFFTGKGHKARKMVVVDPRSTDTAKMADLHMQIEQGRDYELLSALRVAIRGNPLPETVAGIPRETIQDVAETLKSGRFVIIFFGMGVTQSLSKNHNIDIAISLTRDLNDYTKAAIMPMRGHYNVTGSGQVLGWQFGYPFCVDLSRGFARYNPGDSTSNDLLRRGEVDAVFVLGSDPGAHFPISSVKKIAHLPSVCVDPHFTPTSAVCKLHMPVAFVGVEEAGCAYRMDNVPIETRKVVDAPEGMLSDEEFLKRVLTRVKEIKGVA, from the coding sequence ATGGCAAAGATTATCTCTGACGTAGTCTGTCCGTTCTGTGGAACGCTCTGTGACGACCTGGAAGTCAAGGTCTCTGACGACGGCAAAGAGATCCTCGAGGTCTACAATGCCTGTGTCATCGGCACAGAGAAGTTCCTTCACTCCCAGGCAGAAGACCGCCTGAAGGTCCCGCAGATGCAGGATGAAGAGGGCAACTCGAAGGACGTCAGCGTCGACGACGCCGTCGAGTACACCGCCCAGATGCTCTGCAACGCAAAGAAGCCCCTCATGTACGGCTGGTCCTCCACCAACTGTGAGGCACAGTCGGTGGGCCACGAGATCGCCGAACTTGTCGGAGCGGTCGTCGACAACACCGCCACGGTCTGTCACGGCACCACCCTCATCGCACTCCAGGATGTCGGTGTGCCAAGCTGCACCCTTGGTGAGGTCAAGAACCGTGCCGACCGGATCGTCTTCTGGGGCTGCAACCCTGCCCACGCTCACCCAAGGCACATGAGCAGGTACTCCATCTTCCCACGTGGGTTCTTCACCGGGAAGGGCCACAAGGCACGCAAGATGGTCGTCGTCGACCCGCGCAGCACTGACACGGCAAAGATGGCCGACCTCCACATGCAGATCGAGCAGGGCCGCGACTACGAACTGCTCAGCGCCCTGCGTGTTGCCATCCGCGGCAACCCGCTGCCTGAAACCGTCGCCGGGATCCCGAGAGAGACGATCCAGGATGTCGCCGAAACTCTTAAATCAGGCCGCTTCGTGATCATCTTCTTCGGTATGGGAGTCACGCAGTCGCTCTCCAAGAACCACAACATCGATATAGCCATCTCGCTGACCCGCGACCTTAACGACTACACCAAGGCGGCCATCATGCCGATGCGTGGTCACTACAATGTCACGGGCTCAGGGCAGGTGCTTGGCTGGCAGTTCGGATACCCGTTCTGCGTGGACCTCTCCCGCGGCTTTGCCCGCTACAATCCAGGGGACTCCACCTCAAACGACCTGCTCCGCAGGGGCGAGGTCGACGCGGTCTTCGTCCTGGGATCTGACCCGGGTGCACACTTCCCGATCTCCTCGGTGAAGAAGATCGCACACCTCCCGTCAGTCTGTGTCGACCCGCATTTCACCCCGACCTCCGCCGTCTGCAAACTCCACATGCCAGTCGCGTTCGTCGGTGTTGAGGAGGCGGGTTGTGCCTACCGGATGGACAATGTCCCAATCGAGACCAGGAAGGTCGTCGATGCCCCAGAAGGCATGCTCAGCGACGAGGAATTCCTCAAGCGTGTACTCACACGGGTAAAGGAGATCAAGGGGGTTGCGTGA
- a CDS encoding formylmethanofuran dehydrogenase subunit A: MVEYLIKNGFVFDPVLGINGDKTDVAIKDGKIVKSTEIKNPKVIDAAGKTVMAGGVDIHAHVAGPKVNLGRNYRPEDKLFNCKPGKGAMRMTGGFSVPTVFRTGYKYAQMGYTTVMEAAMPPLYARHVHEEMRDTPILDQGAYPVFGNNWFVLEYLKNHEVENTAAYMSWLLRTTKGYAVKIVNPGGTEAWGWGLNCNSIHDPVPYFDITPAQIMKGLMEANEALRLPHSVHIHTNNLGNPGNYETTLDTFKLFEGEKPNNDFGRNQVMHHTHVQFHSYGGDSWRNVESKADKIMDYVNSHDNMTMDLGCVTLDETTTMTADGPFEHHLTELNHLKWANTDVELETAAGVVPYIYAPNVKVCGIQWAIGLELGLMAKDPMRVFITTDHPNAGPFFRYPRVMKWLMSKDAREAQMDSFKWAEKVRDATFLSGIDRELTLYEIAAMTRAGTAQALGLKDRYGSLTPGLEGDVAVYDYNPETAEDPELIEKAFSNAAYLFKGGEMVVKEGEVVSNGNKKTLWVDAKVAENPQVQRDVAEKFLRYYTVTQANYEVNEKIFMKNPYRIEVDATQ; encoded by the coding sequence ATGGTAGAATATCTGATCAAGAACGGTTTCGTCTTCGACCCGGTGCTCGGGATCAACGGTGACAAGACCGATGTTGCCATCAAAGACGGCAAGATCGTCAAGTCGACCGAGATCAAGAACCCGAAGGTCATCGACGCAGCCGGCAAAACAGTGATGGCTGGCGGGGTGGACATTCACGCCCACGTCGCCGGGCCAAAGGTCAACCTCGGCAGAAACTACCGTCCTGAAGATAAACTCTTCAATTGCAAACCTGGAAAGGGTGCAATGAGGATGACAGGCGGGTTCTCGGTCCCAACAGTCTTCAGGACCGGGTACAAGTACGCCCAGATGGGCTACACGACCGTAATGGAAGCGGCAATGCCGCCGCTGTACGCCCGTCACGTCCATGAAGAGATGCGGGACACTCCGATCCTTGACCAGGGGGCCTACCCGGTCTTCGGGAACAACTGGTTTGTCCTTGAGTACCTCAAGAACCATGAGGTCGAGAATACCGCGGCCTACATGTCCTGGCTGCTGCGGACCACCAAGGGTTACGCCGTCAAGATCGTCAACCCGGGCGGCACCGAAGCCTGGGGCTGGGGTCTGAACTGCAACTCGATCCATGACCCGGTCCCGTACTTCGACATCACCCCGGCCCAGATCATGAAGGGATTGATGGAGGCAAACGAGGCCCTGAGGCTCCCGCACTCCGTCCACATCCACACCAACAACCTGGGCAACCCTGGCAACTACGAGACCACCCTCGACACCTTCAAGCTCTTCGAGGGCGAGAAGCCGAACAACGACTTCGGGCGTAACCAGGTCATGCACCACACCCACGTACAGTTCCACTCGTACGGCGGGGACAGCTGGCGCAACGTGGAGTCCAAGGCCGACAAGATCATGGACTATGTCAACAGCCACGACAACATGACCATGGACCTTGGCTGTGTCACCCTGGACGAGACCACGACGATGACCGCAGACGGTCCGTTCGAGCACCACCTCACCGAGCTCAACCACCTCAAGTGGGCAAACACCGATGTGGAACTTGAGACCGCAGCAGGCGTCGTCCCGTACATCTACGCACCAAATGTCAAAGTCTGCGGCATCCAGTGGGCTATCGGGCTTGAACTCGGCCTGATGGCCAAGGACCCGATGCGGGTCTTCATCACCACCGACCACCCGAACGCAGGTCCGTTCTTCAGGTACCCGCGGGTCATGAAGTGGCTGATGAGCAAGGACGCCCGTGAAGCCCAGATGGACTCGTTCAAGTGGGCAGAGAAGGTCAGGGACGCCACGTTCCTCTCCGGCATCGACCGTGAGCTGACACTCTACGAGATCGCGGCAATGACCAGGGCAGGCACGGCCCAGGCGCTCGGTCTCAAGGATAGGTACGGCAGTCTTACCCCAGGTCTTGAAGGAGATGTTGCAGTCTATGACTACAACCCCGAGACCGCGGAGGACCCAGAACTCATCGAGAAGGCCTTCAGCAACGCGGCGTACCTCTTCAAGGGCGGCGAAATGGTCGTCAAGGAGGGCGAGGTCGTCAGCAACGGGAACAAGAAGACGCTGTGGGTCGACGCCAAGGTTGCGGAGAACCCACAGGTCCAGAGGGACGTCGCCGAGAAGTTCCTGCGGTACTACACGGTCACCCAGGCAAACTATGAGGTGAACGAGAAGATCTTCATGAAGAACCCGTACAGGATCGAGGTCGACGCAACCCAGTGA
- a CDS encoding formylmethanofuran dehydrogenase subunit C, with protein sequence METVTLTPKEQSELYIDAENITPDTFAGKSAAEIAELQVFEGNQTQTLGQYFEVAGTAGATAEETKIVIKGDVTKVKYIGMRMTGGEIVVEGSADMYVGAWMEGGRIHVQGNVDSFSGTGMKGGEIEVDGNAGNYLGAAYRGDWRGMQAGTIRVHGDAGSDLGTFMNGGTIIVEGDVDVHVGTHAEGGTIIVKGNGTSKIGGQMVKGEIYVFGTIDVMMPGYIYREDVDLEVDGDSARFALFEGDMGERHSKRKGQVIYGKIYQKY encoded by the coding sequence ATGGAGACGGTAACACTGACACCAAAGGAGCAGTCCGAGCTCTATATCGATGCGGAGAACATCACCCCTGACACCTTTGCAGGGAAGTCCGCCGCGGAGATCGCCGAACTGCAGGTCTTTGAAGGGAACCAGACCCAGACCCTGGGCCAGTACTTTGAGGTCGCCGGCACGGCCGGCGCCACGGCCGAGGAGACGAAGATCGTCATCAAAGGCGATGTCACCAAGGTCAAGTACATTGGTATGCGGATGACTGGCGGCGAGATCGTCGTCGAAGGCTCAGCCGACATGTACGTCGGGGCCTGGATGGAAGGCGGCAGGATCCATGTGCAGGGGAATGTCGACTCTTTCTCTGGTACCGGTATGAAAGGTGGCGAGATCGAGGTCGACGGCAATGCCGGAAACTACCTCGGTGCCGCCTATCGCGGGGACTGGAGAGGTATGCAGGCTGGCACGATCCGTGTGCACGGAGATGCCGGATCTGACCTTGGAACCTTCATGAATGGCGGGACCATCATCGTCGAGGGCGACGTGGACGTCCACGTCGGCACCCACGCCGAGGGTGGGACCATCATCGTCAAGGGGAATGGCACATCCAAGATTGGCGGTCAGATGGTGAAAGGGGAGATCTATGTCTTCGGCACCATCGACGTCATGATGCCCGGCTATATCTACCGAGAAGATGTGGACCTTGAAGTCGATGGCGATTCGGCCAGGTTCGCCCTCTTTGAGGGCGACATGGGCGAGCGTCATTCAAAGCGGAAAGGTCAGGTCATCTACGGTAAAATTTACCAGAAATACTAA
- the mcrB gene encoding coenzyme-B sulfoethylthiotransferase subunit beta encodes MAKYSDTIDLYDDEGKLLKSGVTLEKVSPVVNPAIKRIIDMTKRTIAVNLAGIENGIKTGAVGGKANQIAGRTLDLDIVKDVDAIKAKIQEMVQVEEGDDTNIKDFGGKLLLVEVPKARIDAAATYDAATTAVAAATTYAIIDQYDIGPFDGPMVKAAVWGTYPQTMDMSGANVSSILSIPQKNEGLGFALRNIPANHVVMITGRNAMQGAALSSTFEQAGQFEMGNAIGPFERAQLLGYAYQGLNANNLVYDLVKTNGQSGTIGTVVQSLVERAIEDKVIAPGKKGGYFQYYDTKDPMLWNAYAAAGTLAGTMVNCGAGRFAQAVSSTLLYFNDLLEHETGLPGCDYGRVMGTAVGFSFFSHSIYGGGGPGVFNGNHVVTRHSAGFAIPCVVSACCLDAGTQMFAPEGTSKIYGETYGQIEEFARPIQNIAKEV; translated from the coding sequence ATGGCTAAATACTCAGACACGATCGACCTCTACGATGACGAAGGAAAACTTCTGAAGAGTGGGGTCACACTTGAGAAGGTCAGCCCGGTCGTCAACCCGGCGATCAAAAGAATCATCGACATGACCAAGCGGACGATCGCGGTCAATCTGGCCGGGATCGAGAACGGGATCAAGACCGGTGCGGTCGGCGGCAAAGCAAACCAGATCGCCGGACGGACCCTTGACCTCGACATTGTCAAGGATGTCGATGCCATCAAGGCAAAGATCCAGGAGATGGTCCAGGTCGAAGAGGGCGACGACACCAACATCAAGGACTTCGGAGGCAAACTTCTCCTTGTCGAGGTGCCGAAGGCCCGTATCGACGCGGCCGCCACCTATGACGCGGCGACCACCGCAGTCGCGGCGGCGACCACCTACGCGATCATCGACCAGTACGACATCGGCCCCTTCGACGGCCCGATGGTCAAGGCGGCGGTCTGGGGCACCTACCCGCAGACCATGGACATGAGCGGAGCAAATGTCAGCTCGATCCTGTCCATCCCGCAGAAGAACGAAGGCCTTGGCTTTGCCCTGAGAAACATCCCGGCCAACCACGTCGTGATGATCACCGGCCGGAACGCCATGCAGGGTGCGGCCCTTTCCTCGACCTTCGAACAGGCGGGCCAGTTCGAGATGGGCAACGCCATCGGCCCCTTCGAGCGTGCCCAGCTCCTTGGCTACGCCTACCAGGGCCTCAACGCCAACAACCTGGTCTACGACCTGGTCAAGACCAACGGCCAGAGCGGGACAATTGGTACCGTGGTCCAGTCCCTGGTCGAACGCGCGATCGAGGACAAGGTTATCGCACCGGGCAAGAAGGGCGGGTACTTCCAGTATTATGACACCAAGGACCCGATGCTCTGGAACGCCTATGCGGCAGCCGGCACCCTGGCCGGGACGATGGTCAACTGTGGTGCCGGGCGGTTCGCCCAGGCGGTCTCCTCGACGCTCCTGTACTTCAACGACCTGCTTGAGCACGAGACTGGCCTGCCAGGCTGTGACTATGGCCGTGTGATGGGGACCGCAGTCGGTTTCTCCTTCTTCAGCCACTCCATCTATGGCGGCGGTGGCCCCGGGGTCTTCAACGGCAACCACGTCGTGACCAGGCATTCGGCCGGCTTTGCCATCCCATGTGTGGTCTCGGCCTGCTGTCTTGACGCAGGCACACAGATGTTTGCACCGGAGGGCACCTCCAAGATCTATGGCGAGACCTATGGCCAGATCGAGGAGTTCGCACGGCCGATCCAGAACATCGCAAAGGAAGTGTAA
- the mcrD gene encoding methyl-coenzyme M reductase operon protein D has product MTEATYPQCRIVPARFLNPETVERLLNRILEVGGIRRLVLNGPRLPTTVPYGPARGTPNPHPMRKVIRVGDQDMELQVHVGTILLELEDRSYIDPIRQACDEVFVKFPYGFTEGKFIKTQATVSDYAKYGPDADTFILGMTDPKSRGGPLIIQGLK; this is encoded by the coding sequence ATGACAGAAGCCACATATCCCCAATGTAGGATTGTGCCTGCGCGTTTCCTCAACCCAGAGACGGTGGAACGTCTCCTCAACAGGATCCTGGAGGTTGGCGGGATCAGGCGGTTGGTCCTGAACGGACCCCGCCTCCCCACCACCGTTCCCTATGGCCCGGCCCGGGGTACCCCAAACCCCCACCCGATGCGAAAGGTGATCAGGGTCGGAGACCAGGACATGGAACTCCAGGTACATGTAGGAACGATCCTCCTCGAACTCGAAGACCGGTCGTACATCGACCCTATCAGACAGGCATGTGACGAAGTCTTCGTGAAGTTCCCGTACGGTTTCACGGAAGGGAAATTCATAAAGACCCAGGCGACCGTTTCAGATTATGCAAAATACGGACCCGACGCCGACACATTCATCCTCGGGATGACAGACCCGAAGAGCCGGGGCGGGCCCCTTATTATTCAAGGACTCAAGTGA